One part of the Desulfatiglans anilini DSM 4660 genome encodes these proteins:
- the rfbC gene encoding dTDP-4-dehydrorhamnose 3,5-epimerase gives MNFIESGLPGVVFVEPKAFEDGRGYFMETYHQRTFHQGGIPCTFVQDNFSHSRKGTLRGLHYQLRHPQAKLVYVISGEVFDVAVDIRRGSPTFGKWVSAVLSSENHRQIFIPAGFAHGFCVVSETADVVYKCTDFYAPGDEYGIHWSDPALAIPWPVAEPLLSPKDAANPRLADIPEEILGS, from the coding sequence ATGAACTTTATTGAGTCCGGGCTGCCGGGGGTCGTTTTCGTCGAGCCGAAGGCCTTCGAGGACGGGCGGGGCTACTTCATGGAGACCTACCACCAGAGGACCTTCCACCAGGGCGGCATCCCGTGCACGTTCGTCCAGGACAACTTCTCCCATTCGCGGAAGGGGACCCTGCGCGGCCTCCACTATCAGCTGCGGCATCCGCAGGCGAAGCTGGTCTACGTCATCAGCGGGGAGGTCTTCGATGTGGCGGTCGACATCCGGCGCGGCTCCCCCACCTTCGGGAAATGGGTCTCGGCGGTCCTTTCCAGCGAAAACCACCGTCAGATCTTCATCCCGGCCGGGTTCGCCCACGGGTTCTGCGTGGTGAGCGAAACAGCCGACGTGGTCTACAAATGCACCGACTTCTATGCCCCCGGGGATGAATACGGCATCCACTGGTCCGACCCGGCCCTCGCCATCCCCTGGCCGGTCGCCGAGCCGCTCCTTTCCCCGAAGGACGCGGCCAATCCCCGCCTGGCAGACATCCCCGAGGAGATCCTCGGCTCGTAA
- the rfbA gene encoding glucose-1-phosphate thymidylyltransferase RfbA, whose protein sequence is MKGIILAGGSGTRLYPITRVLSKQLIPVYDKPMIYYPLSVLMLAGIREILIISTPEDLPRFELLLGDGSNLNISISYAEQPRPEGLAQAFLIGREFIGADSVALVLGDNIFHGHGFSQLLQRCRGLERGGIIFGYAVKDPRRYGVVDFDQEGRVTGIQEKPESPRSRYAVPGLYFYDNRVVGIAEGLKPSPRGELEITDVNLAYLERGQLRVELLGRGYAWLDTGTHESLHHAIHFVRAIQERQGLKIACIEEIAYRLGYIDRGQLRRLADEMYQAEYGRYLLDILEEGDDRHADELY, encoded by the coding sequence ATGAAAGGCATCATTCTGGCGGGCGGGTCCGGCACCCGGCTCTACCCCATAACGCGCGTGCTGAGCAAGCAGCTCATACCGGTCTACGACAAACCGATGATCTACTATCCCTTGTCGGTCCTCATGCTGGCGGGGATCCGCGAGATCCTGATCATCTCGACCCCCGAGGATCTGCCCCGCTTCGAGCTTCTTCTGGGGGACGGATCGAACCTGAACATCTCGATTTCCTACGCGGAGCAGCCGCGCCCGGAGGGGTTGGCCCAGGCCTTCCTCATCGGCCGGGAGTTCATCGGCGCGGACAGCGTGGCGCTCGTCCTGGGCGACAACATCTTCCACGGCCACGGGTTTTCACAGTTGCTGCAGCGCTGTAGGGGGCTCGAGCGCGGGGGGATCATCTTCGGATACGCCGTGAAGGACCCGCGGCGCTACGGGGTGGTGGACTTCGATCAGGAGGGGCGGGTGACCGGGATCCAGGAAAAGCCGGAGTCGCCCCGCTCTCGCTATGCCGTCCCCGGGCTCTATTTCTACGACAACCGGGTGGTGGGGATCGCCGAAGGCCTGAAGCCGTCGCCGCGGGGCGAGCTCGAGATCACGGACGTGAACCTCGCCTACCTCGAGCGCGGGCAGCTGCGGGTGGAGCTTCTGGGCCGCGGGTATGCGTGGCTCGACACCGGCACCCATGAATCCCTGCACCACGCCATTCACTTCGTGCGGGCCATCCAGGAGCGGCAGGGGCTGAAGATCGCCTGCATCGAGGAGATCGCCTACCGCCTCGGCTACATCGACCGGGGGCAGCTGCGGCGGCTCGCCGACGAGATGTACCAGGCCGAGTACGGGCGCTATTTGCTCGATATCCTCGAAGAGGGGGACGACCGTCATGCCGATGAACTTTATTGA
- a CDS encoding phosphomannomutase: protein MGIRQSIAELMNQTGVQFGTSGVRGLAADMTDGVCYCYTAAFLQYLEECGESCPGEAVALGGDLRPSTGRIMRAAARAIADKGYRVEHAGKLSSPALALHGIEEGIPTVMVTGSHIPEDRNGIKYNKKTGEILKADEAGIRRQVVDLPDKLFDGAGRLLEPAALPPLSEAAGERYIRRFLDFFPAGCLQGARIGVYGHSSVSRETMVTVLGRLGAAVTRLGFSERFIPVDTEALRPEDVAAAAEWARQDRFDAIVSTDGDGDRPLIADEAGRWLRGDIAGILCAAYLEADAVVLPVSCNSAVERCGFFERVHRTRIGSPYVIEGMLQAAADGARRVVGYEANGGFMTASPIAKNGRVLPPLPTRDAIIVHLALLMAAREEGGPLSALLEKLPRRFTFSDRLKDFPSETSRRILEGLSTGGLEQDLKRLAALFGPSFGRPAACDRIDGLRVTFEGGDVVHLRPSGNAPEFRCYTEAGTPARAEELNRTCLTLMESWR from the coding sequence ATGGGAATCCGGCAGTCCATCGCGGAGTTGATGAACCAGACCGGCGTGCAGTTCGGGACCAGCGGGGTCCGCGGACTTGCCGCCGACATGACGGACGGCGTCTGCTACTGCTACACGGCCGCCTTTCTCCAATACCTCGAAGAATGCGGCGAATCTTGCCCCGGCGAGGCCGTCGCCCTCGGGGGCGACTTGCGTCCGAGCACCGGGCGCATCATGCGGGCCGCCGCCCGGGCGATCGCCGACAAGGGCTACCGGGTCGAGCACGCGGGAAAGCTCTCGAGCCCGGCCCTCGCCCTCCACGGCATCGAGGAGGGCATCCCGACCGTCATGGTCACCGGCAGCCACATCCCCGAGGACCGAAACGGGATCAAATACAACAAGAAAACGGGTGAGATTCTCAAGGCGGACGAGGCGGGGATCCGCCGGCAGGTGGTGGACCTCCCGGACAAACTCTTCGACGGCGCGGGAAGGCTCCTCGAACCGGCGGCGCTCCCCCCGCTCAGCGAGGCGGCCGGGGAGCGCTATATCCGGCGCTTCCTGGATTTCTTCCCGGCCGGCTGCTTGCAGGGGGCGCGGATCGGGGTCTACGGACATTCATCGGTCAGCCGGGAAACGATGGTGACGGTCCTCGGCCGCCTCGGCGCGGCCGTGACCCGCCTCGGGTTTTCGGAGCGCTTCATCCCGGTCGACACGGAGGCCCTGCGCCCCGAGGACGTAGCAGCCGCCGCGGAGTGGGCCCGGCAGGACCGCTTCGACGCCATCGTCTCGACCGACGGCGACGGGGACCGGCCCCTCATCGCCGACGAAGCCGGCCGCTGGCTCCGCGGGGACATCGCCGGCATCCTCTGCGCCGCCTATCTCGAGGCCGATGCGGTGGTCCTTCCGGTTTCATGCAACTCGGCCGTCGAGCGGTGCGGTTTTTTCGAGCGCGTCCACCGCACCCGCATCGGCTCGCCCTACGTCATCGAGGGGATGCTGCAGGCCGCAGCCGACGGCGCGCGCCGCGTGGTGGGCTACGAGGCGAACGGGGGGTTCATGACCGCCTCCCCGATCGCCAAGAACGGCCGGGTCCTGCCGCCCCTTCCCACCCGGGACGCCATCATCGTGCATCTCGCCCTTCTGATGGCAGCCCGGGAAGAGGGCGGACCGCTCAGTGCGCTGCTCGAAAAGCTCCCCCGGCGTTTCACCTTCAGCGACCGCCTCAAAGACTTTCCGTCCGAAACGAGCCGCCGGATACTGGAAGGACTCTCGACCGGCGGCCTCGAGCAGGACTTGAAGCGGCTCGCCGCCCTCTTCGGTCCCTCCTTCGGCCGTCCGGCCGCCTGCGACAGGATCGACGGGCTCCGCGTCACCTTCGAGGGCGGCGACGTGGTTCACCTCCGGCCCTCCGGGAATGCACCGGAGTTCCGCTGCTACACCGAGGCCGGGACCCCGGCGCGGGCAGAAGAGCTGAACCGCACTTGCCTGACGTTGATGGAATCCTGGCGCTGA